Part of the Lucilia cuprina isolate Lc7/37 chromosome 5, ASM2204524v1, whole genome shotgun sequence genome is shown below.
TATCAGTGAATTTTGACCGTAAAGTAATTTTCGAGAGTTTGTCggggggctaggatcaaatgaggcccaatcattataaaaatcggAAGTGTCATTTCAActtctttaaaattaagttttacagttttttgttgacataatagaatttttaacaaaattatgagccCAACAGCTTTATTCGGGGATAAGGCtgtataggggctaggcgaaataatgaacctATTCCAATACTTTTCAGTAgctttttcatcaaattatcttgaaaattgcgatctgcagctttaaatcgactcagaaagtgattctgagccgatttgtatattaattataCTTAATCATTTACTATTTCAAATTCTATAGAATATAGCTAATAATTAACGCAAATCCCCATTAAACTTCTAagacttaatattttatattgttttgaaatatatacatatattccctatccattgatatataatatgtatatttcatatttagCAGGTAGATATTCTACAACTAAATACTTTCCTGTTTCTAACctttctatttgttaaaaaatacaaagaaaatatttcaaaacttaatggttttcatataaatttaaaaaaagttcgtGCCTAAGATTCCGAAAAAGGTTGAACATTCCACTAAGTATTTGCAAATCTTACCTTTTGCCAACGGTGCGTATGAGCAACATGACCTAAATATCAATTACATAATAACGGctgtatttataaaaacttattttaggtttattaaacaattttaggcAAAATTCAGGAAAATCGTATTTATAAACGTGAAATAGCTTAAAACACCTTCAATAAACCATTGACAATTAGAAGAATTTTATTGTAGGCTCAACCCTTCTTTAAGCCAACAataagttgatttttaacaatttttttctcagaTAAAGATTTTTCCGGTAATTTTAGGTTGATTGCGAAAACTAATTAtggtttcttttaaaataaaatctaaaaattctaattttaacgtttacaaatttgtaaataaaatcccagaaaatttttaaacgattatATTTTGAGGAAAAAACTCAAATCTAGGCATTATTGGattaatgtatgaatatttgACAATATTCCAATTGTCCAGCACTATTTTTAGGCAATTTGGAAGTGCCCGTCTGTCAACCAAATGATGGACAAAATCATTTGATTTGGCTTTTTCAAAGTTTGTTGGTTAAATATAATGCCATAAAGTAATTAACcatgtaaattatattgattaGTGTTATACTAATGCAAAATATATTCGCCGGCATTAAAATTAGTCAAATATCAaagaaatttatcaatatttgcaaaaatttatcaaaaattacaaggaaaataagtaaaaataagaaaatgtgtCATAGTGATGTATATTTTGTCGCAAAATATCCGTTATTCGgatacttttaataataattagaaattatatgttatatttatacaTCTGAACTAAATAGACATTTATTAAagccatatatatatatatttatttttcttaaaagtttgtttttattgtcaaaaatttattataaacaaaaaaatgaaattaagaaaaccaaatcaacgaatattttatccTAATTGTACGCAACACTAACACATAAAATGACAGCCATATTGTACAGTGCTGCCAACTTAAACATAAATCAGCACAATAGTTAATATacgtttattatttgtttatgaatatcacaattttattaatggtttttaaGGCTAAAGTGTGCTTTAACTATTGAGTGCATTGAAagcaaaataagatttttttataaatacaagcGTAAGTATACACAAATATAAACGAGCCCTTTTGTCATGgtagcgtatgagtaatatataATAACGCGAGTTATATAACAAGTATACTTAGAAAGAATTATTATTTGAGTAAAACATCTAagggaaaatatattttcaaaattaaatttcactttcCCTCAAATATACCCACTGTATTCAGAGtccatatgcatgtatgtaaatctgtatttttttttggttttatggtGAATGTGTGCAAAAGTTTGCATTTACAATGaagtaatttataaacaataaagtaaattagaaacattttaagtaaatatgtaaTTCTTTAAGGGTACATAAACATGTACAGAACGTAAATAAATAGTACACACAATTAATGAAAATGTAacattaaaagatatttttatcaATTACATATGGAcagtacacatacatacatttgtatatgtatgtatgtatgtacataagcaagaaaaacaaaaaattcttgccaaaaatacaatttgaaaaacGTCTACGAACTCATTCAActtattgacattttattttgtatttaattaaaattagatttcagtttaaatttttttaaaacaaaaactaacaaaatctttatacaaattaaggcaaataagaaaaagaaaaacaatgtttaaatgcctaaaaatatgcaaagtTCATAATAAATATATCGATTTATAACTTAATTTAGGTTTTGATTTATGTTTCTTATGTTTGCTTTAGCTATTATTGtttgttcaaaaaataataataataaaaagggaAAATGTTAACACCTTTTGTAATTAAAGACATTGTTCACCTGTGTACTTAGTATACGTGGCCGTGGTGTATGTCTCGTGAAACCTCGAAAAGCGTGTTGTTTTCTTTCTTAGCTAGACGTTTGAAATCACATATCGATTTATTAATTACTTATGAGGTCATCGatattaagaaagaaaataatgaaaactgcctttaaggaaataaaacttataatcaaaaaaaaaacgaataaagtctttaaattaaaactagacAACATTGAAAAACATGTGCTGGATTTCTTGGTTTTTGAACAACAAGGACACTAGTCACATGGTCTTTTTCAacacaaaaacatatacatatcattagatgacataaatacaaacatacattgacatacacataaaaaatacaaagattATTCAAGGGATTATATTATTATACCCGCCTTTTCCATTCTACTCACtccttaattttttataaaaattttggtttactgcaaaaaaaagttttttcactatttatttgttacaaattCCGTTTCCTGTTTAATTTAATGATGTCAACACTTTTAcacaaattacttttattttttttttattattatttatttccttgttgttctttttgatgattataattattttgacaTCATGTCACTGTAAAAgcctaaaactatttaaattggGTTTCACTTTATATTTACCCGGCGTATGATGTTAATGTTGCTTTTGATTATAATGGGTTTTTCTTTTCGTCGTAAACCACCGGTAAAATTCTACTTACAACACACTGTAGAGTCATGCGCATTTGGTattattgttgatttttcaTTGTAAgtgcaatgaaaaaaaaattaaaaaaagactaATTTAAAGTGCATCTTTTTTATCAGTCTTTTATCATGATTATTGCCATCATCATGATTGGCATTGTCTCTCTATAcatgcttattttttaaatggtttATTCACCCATTCTGAGGGTGTTTctcttgttttctatttttttcctattttatcCTCTTACAAGATTACAAAACGTTGTTATTCATTGTtgttttagcaaatatttacattttgcatttttatgttGCACACAACATTGTCTGAATAGATTTTTATGTTGGCATTTTTGAATcactttttaaaacaagttgTTTCTTTTTAGCCGATTCACAGCATGTACTCTTTCATGTTGGTTTGAATGTTCAAGTTCATTATCATATGCGGCAGTTGTTAGGACTTGCTGCCGCAAATTTAATGTTGTAAAAAGTTCAACTGCCAAAATGCAAAGAAACTACTTTTTTCTTGATGAACGATGTCTGTTACTTGTGAATAAGTAACGACCCAGTAATATGTTGGACCTaaatctaactatctatctatctatctatctatccatctatctatttatctatctatttatttatctatctatctatctatctatctatctatctatctatctatctatctatctatctatctatctatctatctatttatttatctatctatctacctatctatctatctatctatctatctatctatctatctatctatctatttatctatctatctatctatctatctatctatctatctatctatttatctgtctatttagctatctatttatttatctatctgtctatctatttatatatctatctatctatctatctatctatctatctatctatctatctatctatctatctatctatctatatatctatctatctatctatctatctatctatctatctatctatctatctatgtatctatttatctatctgtctgtctatatatctttttatatatattatgaccattttaaactaattttttcctttaaatgtaTCTGaacattaatttcaaaaaattatcaatttagGTACGTTAAAAACGTTAAAATACTGTTATGTGTGTAGCTGTTGTAAAATATTCATTCAAATTATGGACTTTGACCACCTGTTGAAAATGTGCTTCTATATCTTTTACATATACTGTATGTTAGTGCTTACTAAACACATCTAACTAAACAACAGAGCAGCCATATTGTTGACAAAATTAAgatcattattaaatatttatttgtatttatataaataaatttgtttggtaATAATGTTCAATGAAAGAGTTAAGCAAATTAAttgcttaattttattattaacattaaactttttttaagggAAATACAAAGAtacgaattattttttttaaactatatggCAACACCAATATGTTAATGATCAAGTGTTAGataatcttatttttattttccctgGTAGTGGGAGCAGGAGTAGAAACattcatttattataaattaagttaaagtaaagaaaaaaagtaaacatgTCTTTACGTTTGGCCGCTAAGTCCTTGGGTAACCATTTGACCCGTAAGTTAATTGTTGCTCCTCAAAGTGCTGCAGCCTCAAGATGCATGTCCCACTATCCCATTAATGATCAGATTTTTGGTTTGGATGAGGAAAAGCAAAAATTAAGAGAAACTGCCTTTAACTTTTTCCAAAAAGAATTGGCTCCCTTCGCCAAGGATATTGATAAGAATGACAATTTTCCGTAAGTTTTAGTTTGAAAGTAGATTTATTAATTACAGAATAGTAAACAtgtgaaaaaaatgtgttttttttttaattttcatagagAAATGCGCAATTTTTGGAAGAAAATGGGCGATTTGGGTTTCTTAGGTATTACAGCCGAACCTGATTTCGGTGGTACTGGTGGTACTTACTTGGATCATTGCATTATTATGGAAGAAATTTCAAggtaaagaaaaagtttttttttctttataaagaataattacaatattattttaacagagCTGCTGGCGGCATTGCCTTGTCCTATGGTGCCCATTCCAATTTATGCATTAACCAATTGACTAAGAATGCTACTCCCGAACAGAAAGAACAGTATTTGCCTAAATTGTGCAGTGGTGAGCATATTGGAGGTTTGGCCATGTCTGAACCTGGTGCCGGTTCCGATGTTGTTTCCATGAAACTGAAAGCCGAAAAGAAGGGTGACTACTATGTCTTAAATGGTACCAAATTCTGGATCACTAACGGCTCTGTGGCTGATACTTTGATTGTGTATGCCAAAACTGGTACTAGTCCCGCCGATGGCCATGGTATTACAGCTTTCATTATTGATACCGCCTCTGAGGGATTCAGTGTGGCTCAAAAACTCGATAAATTGGGTATGCGTGGCAGTCCCACTTGTGAACTTGTGTTCCAAGACTTGAAGGTACCAGAAAAGAATATTTTGGGTAAATTGAATAAAGGCGTGTATGTGTTGATGTCTGGTTTAGACTTTGAACGTCTGGTATTGGCTGCCGGTCCAGTTGGTTTAATGCAAGCTGCCATTGATACCTCATTCGAATATGCCCATCAACGTAAACAAAAAAAGGTTATTGCTGAATTCCAACTTATGCAAGGAAAAATGGCCGATATGTACACAACCTTGAGCGCTTGCCGTTCTTATTTGTACAGCGTGGCTCGTGCCTGTGATGCTGGACACAATAGCTCCAAGGATTGCGCCGgtgttattttatattgtgCCGAAAAAGCCACACAAATTGCTTTGGAAGCTATACAAATTTTGGGCGGCAATGGTTATATCAATGAATATCCCACTGGTCGTATTATGCGCGATGCTAAACTCTATGAAATCGGTGCTGGTACCTCAGAAATTAGACGTTGGCTTATTGGTCGTCAATTGAATTTGGAATACAAGTAGATTATAACGATCCTGTTAAATAACTAGATTGTTTTTACAAAGTTTATTAttgcatttatatacatatatgtatttgtatacagTTTAactgcattttatttttatattggtgATACTTTACGACATATtgcatttattttcatatattattattttttttttttaatattggtaattttataataataaacaatataccTCCTACctatctatatacatacaaacaataaTCATGTACTTTTAAAGTaacctaaataaatatatatttttttaaataaatctagcaaaaaagaaaatataactgtctttgtactttaatatttagCTGTATTAAGTAACGGAGGTTCTCTCTAGTATTTTGTGGTCAGATAATAAAATTGATTgcataacttccaaaaaatagTCTTTAATCAATGTGactcatttaaatattatacatacatattcaaatCACATtagaattaaattatataatttataccaATAACTAGCAATATGATTTTGAAAGAAACCTGTTTGTTATAGGAAATGTTCTAATGGTTTTTGGTCAATTGTTGGAATATACAAAACCCGAAACTGTTACTCCGGAGTTAAGCTTTATTAAAATCCATTCATAGACTTAAGTAGTAATTAAACTTGTGAATAACATAGCCTTAGGCTAGTACATAGactaatattattttgaaagatAAAAAGCCGAAAACTAAATTAGTACTTTGAATCAAAAGTATGTTTTTGGTCCATGCGTTGTTGagattgttaaattattaaattcaaattattacaATCCTGGATCCAAATTAAAGCATTCGTGattttttacttacttttaaagaaattttaacattttttttaaatttgtatataatttcaaaCTTTGGCGAAAcaccaaaaaatcagaaaaattagatttttcaatCTGTATcttatttaatatgaaataaattgtcgaaattaaattatttcaattacacAATTATCGAAAAAatgtattccaaaaaaaaactgaatcgtaagaaaaagatgaatcaattccatttcgtttccatgctttacgattgtgtgtattctgcatttcgatcgtaattacgtttttgtaagttgttgtttatgtggcggaaagtcgaatcgaaatgcagaataccaatgttgccaaacggagaaaatttcgattcaaattgaaatgcaaaATAGGGGCTATTATAGCAAATAACAAACTGGACTCTTATATAAACTATAAAcagaaattataacaaataacataaatttaaaaaactgattttagaaaatataagttTTCGAAAAATGGTGTCACTGTAAAAGATTTCAATATAACtttataagaaattataaaatgtaacTCTTGAGTTACTTTTACATATATACAGTATGAAAAAACATATTCAATATTACTTACCTAACTATTGGCTATTATAATCTTgcaaataagaaatattaaagatttttttccatattttttttttggttacaagacatatttattattaattaatattatttatttatacacaatgaaaaaataaacataaaaaatacatacatgtaagtATATAAAATGTTGGCATACATAAACAAGAAAATcagatgtatatacatacagaaAAAAAGACATTAATTCCACCATTTGAAATATAACCTACTAATCATgtctatatgtataaaaaaagaattaattcatAATTGGCTTCagttaaaattatacatataaaatcattatgtaaaataaaaatgacattAAAAGGTTAAAATAAACATGCATGTAGTTAagacaaaataaactaaaatttaaataattattaatacaaatagaaagaaattttaaatcgacaataaaaaatacattttaaatgacacaatacaatattatttatattatttgtttagatttatcatagttatgtatatttaaagttttagtttaattagtagaattattagaaaaagttagtaaaatagtatttttatgttttttttttaattattagtaTTAGTACATTCATATTATTGGCAAAAACATTGGCATTACAatgtatgtttgaaaaaaaaataaaataataattatgatttATATAGAATAATCGTAAACTAATTTGTTATACTTAAAAAGCACTTTTGGCAAACagtaattatgttttatatccatagttttttttctttttgtttttaaaatttatttaaagttaaactatttaatttcCATCCCTCTTAGTCCATGCGAAAACTATGCGATTCGGTTTTCTTTTCTGTTCTTGTTTCTGAGGTGGTGGTGTATGATTTACGTTCCATAACACGTTGAGTCATTGAGGTTAAACGTTCGGATCCCTGATCAATGAGACTGATTTTACCGGACTCGGTATTAAGACTCATTTGATTGAAGCTGGACTCTAAGGGTTTTACTCCCAACTCACTTGTTTTATCATAATTACGAGTTTCGTAtctgaaattaaaaattgttgttagaaTTTCATTTGTTATCGGTATACATTCTTTCTTTGAATGCTTACCTTGAGGTATAGCCTTCATAATTTTGACCAGGATATGTATTACTGTTTGTTATTTGCACAACGCCACCCTGTCCAAAGGTTTTGTCGTGTAAATCTTGTACACAGGCTTCTAAATTACGATTGACCTGATGATTGAGGTTCGTGGAGCCGGCTGCTGTATGCTGTTGTTGAGAAGTGACAGTGGATTTTAGTGATGCAGATTGTTCAAAATTCTGTGAATATTTATTAGTAGGTGTTAGAGGACTACTGGGTTGTGAGAGACGACCACCACCGTTAGTACCACTGGCTGTCACCGGACTGCCGGGATAGGGACGTGGTACGGCATTGGCGGTTAGTTTGGGATTAGATCTAAAGGTATGAGTGGCGGTTTGCATATTAGAAATAGTGGTAGACAAGGGGGGAGGAGGCGGTGGGAAGGCAGTTGTATCATTGTCCAACTGGCTGTGATTCATGGGTGGTGGGGAGACGGCACCTGGATGATGGAAGTGTTGTGGATTTGTGGCATAATTGTAATGGTGTTtcgattgttgttgttgctgttgactACTCATATAACTTGGTGATGCAGGTGCCTCCATTTGACCATAGAAGCCCGAACGATTAAGTGTCTAAATTTGAAATAGAATTATgaagttgtttttgttagttcgacatggttaatttgttaacacaatttttgattaatttacaaaaaaaactacactATGATTTCTTTTTCTCGCCCGTTGTAGGTATTGCAGTTGTTGTAAAAAGGGAGGGAGACATTTAACATATagaattatacaaatatttcaacttCCTTAAGGAAAGTCAAATTGTTAAGGTTATCAAATATGAATTAGCTATTGTTTTAAGTAGTTGGTTATTAAAAGTTCTACAAAACCTACTAAAACCCTGTATTAGTTTTTCTAAACCAATCGTTTGTATTAAGGATtatttgaaatagaaaaatatgtgaaaCCTGTCTTTTGgaagataaattttgtttggaaTACTTTAAGTCTGTGTGTATAGAAAAACTTcttaaaacataaatacttgtacaaatagtttaaacattatttaagatattaatatataaaaaatataatcatacATTGTTGTGACTCTTATTAAGAGTTCCATAAGCAGATTGAGCATATTCCGAATCACTTTCATCAGTGGTGAGACCTTGAACATTCTTTTGACGCACTTTACGAATGAGTACGAGTTTTTGGCGGGCTTCCTCAAGTTGTTTCTCCATACGCAAAACATCCGAACGAGCATTGATTTCTTGAGCCATGCCATCAACCATGGAGGTGTTAATTTTCAAAGTACGCTCCTCTTCAACTTCCAGACCCTGTTGAGCAGCTCTAACCAAATTATCGGTGGATTTGATGACAGCATTACCAGCTGCTTGTAAACGGCGACCTGCCTCAGAGTTGGGATTCGATTTGACCTTACAAGCAATAAGCAATTGGGCAGTGGAAGCAGCTACTTGTTTAGCTGTTGATATTAACATTTCTTCGGTGCCCACGCCTCTGACCAAATTCTGAGCAGCTTCGACTAAACTATGGGTAGCAGCTGCCACTAAACGTGCAGCCGATATTAAACCTTCAGACCATTGGCCATCATCGGAGGAGGTTAAGGGACGCTTAGCTACTTTGCCTTGATCGATAAGTTCTCGTTGGGCAGCATTGGCAGCTCTAACCAAGGCAGACGAGGCAGCCATAATACCTTTAGCAGCTTCTAAAATCATTTCGTCGAACTTCATGTTTTGATCAAGTTCAATCTAAAGGGTAAAGAAAGCAAACAACAAAAgaatattaatacaaattgtttgtataattttataagaaaagtgTTAAACAATTAGAATTgttaattgtatgtatgtatagttaATATAATTGATGATTTATGTTATTGTTAGTTGTTTTATAGATTAATCACAGTAATAATATGTTTGATTCCTGGGTGAAAGTACAATTATAACAACCAAGAATATCAAACATATCTTACTGGAACTATCAATCGGATTTTTAAGGTTAAGACGACAGCTGGAGTAACAAAGAAGCACATTCACAAACAccatatcttttttttaaatacaatacatatgtataaggaTTAAACGCATTAGAATGAAGATTAATATTTACATGATTTcgagttttattattaatgatttacaagtttttgatttattttattttttgcaccaAGCACCACAGTtaagttaatattaaaataaaatgaaatgtaaacaaactcACCTTAACATCATCATTACGTCTAGGACGTAGGGAAGCCAATTTTTTAGCAGCCGCATCGATGGAAGCAGCAGCACCTAATAATTCATTTTCTGCTATTACTGTAGGATCTTCAGGATCAATCCAATCGGATCCCTTTAGCAGACGTGCCATAGCTACCATATCTGTTACACATTTTGCTACACGTCTTGACAAATGCATACGATCATCAGCCGAACAGTTGTGTAAAATGCCATTGAGTAGTTCACGATAGGATTCACCTACCGCAGCACCAGCCTCCAAAGTACGTTGTCTTAAATCATCGGTTTCTGCACAATTCCATGCCACCGAACGACAGACCAATAACATTTCCGATATCGAACGTCTACCCAAATTGGCAGCTGTCATAATGTCTTCTTGCAAATTGGAAGCACCAGCAGCAACAGCTTTAGCTGTGGCCAAAGTAACACTCTTTGTGACACGTATCAAATCCTCAGGACCAACTTGAGCACTGCCGGCTGGTGGTGGTGAGTGCATAgcctttaaaattaattaaagtgaaaagttatttggtgttttttttttaacaaaagaactTGTTTTACTTACTCTAATTTCTTGTGAAATGGCTTCAACAGTGGATTCCATAGCCCTTGTACCACGTGTATGTTCATCCTCCACagctttgacagttttcaataGTGACGAAACATTCAAAACCATTACCTAATTTGTgcgttttttgcaaaaaatgttcattttattgtttgtgatttgttttctattaaaatatttgagcTAAAGACAAATATTATCTAACTACTTGAGTGTAACGTCGTTATATATATTTGGGTATGTAACTATGGCCGCTTTTACATACGTATTTAACGTGGTTTAAAGACTTcaaaaaaaccaataaaaaatgagtacataattttgttttcaaatcgtttcatttttattatttatttcaagtgACAAAGATTAACAGATGCTgtagtttttattacaaaaaacgaCTAGATTATCCGAGTGTTGCACTTTTGacccaaaaaaaactataaatttaatatggCTTTTCTTTTACAATATGTCACTTTAGAGGTCAATGAttgaaaaattatgttatttaaatttcaacataaataacaatatttaatatatatcaaTGTTTAGTTatctaaaatattatgttaGGACTCCGAAGTTTTGTTAGAAAAacagttaaattttttcctatcCACAGCATCTTTAatcatttgttttacaaaagctAAATGGtgtacaaaaattgtaatatgTAATCTATATCTAATTAAGTGTATCGGTTAAGCATTAAACATAGTATTTATGTAATGTAAATGACATTATGAATGTTATGGCAAAACAAACAAAGTGAttcaaaattttcgtaaatttgttcatatttttttttttgaagaccTAATATTTTTGCGTtccaaaaataaatgttatcaaGATGgcattttatgtatatatatttttttttgtatggagGAAACAAATAGACAAAAGACACGCTCAATATCCATAGTTTGATGATTGCTGGCTTATGTGGTTAGTTTCGATAGCGGCAGATTTGCACAATTCTTTAAGCGTctgtataacaaacaaattgaaacaagaataatgaaataaaaaaataagaattttaaaatcaaaatcaatttCAGAAGATAAACATGTCAATTCAATTCTTTTTATCATTAAAGAGTGCTAACAAAAAcgttaataattttgaaaaatgccgaataatttttataatagaggaaattgttaaaaagaaagaaatcttCTGTACAGatttataataacaatagaAGAAGAAAGCAGTAGTAGTAAGAGTAAATAGAAGTagaatagtagtagtagtaatagTAGGTGGTAA
Proteins encoded:
- the LOC111685304 gene encoding isovaleryl-CoA dehydrogenase, mitochondrial, giving the protein MSLRLAAKSLGNHLTRKLIVAPQSAAASRCMSHYPINDQIFGLDEEKQKLRETAFNFFQKELAPFAKDIDKNDNFPEMRNFWKKMGDLGFLGITAEPDFGGTGGTYLDHCIIMEEISRAAGGIALSYGAHSNLCINQLTKNATPEQKEQYLPKLCSGEHIGGLAMSEPGAGSDVVSMKLKAEKKGDYYVLNGTKFWITNGSVADTLIVYAKTGTSPADGHGITAFIIDTASEGFSVAQKLDKLGMRGSPTCELVFQDLKVPEKNILGKLNKGVYVLMSGLDFERLVLAAGPVGLMQAAIDTSFEYAHQRKQKKVIAEFQLMQGKMADMYTTLSACRSYLYSVARACDAGHNSSKDCAGVILYCAEKATQIALEAIQILGGNGYINEYPTGRIMRDAKLYEIGAGTSEIRRWLIGRQLNLEYK